GGGCGCGTTCCAAGGGACATCGCGGAACGTCCTTAAGGTGACCGCTCTGTAACCAGCAGCCGTGGCCCATTCGCAAACTTGACGCAGCAGTGCAGAACCCACGCCCCGCTGCCCATGCTCTGGCACCACCGAGAGTTCATCCAAGTGGGCGTACTCATCGAAGTCGAGCACCAGCGCGAATCCGACCGGTTCACCGATCGCCGTCTCCGCAACCCACAACCTCCCGGCTTGGCAAGCTAGCGCTAAATCCGCAACTGAGTTGACGTGGTTTAAGCTGTCTACCGTCAGCCCGGTGGCTTCTAATTGGTCGAGAAATTGCTGTGCGGCTCGCCGCTCGATCGCAGGCAAGTCGGCAACATCAACCCGGTTAGCTTTCCGAATCCGATAAGCAGATGGCGTCATTGATGGCTGCTGATGATATGTGAGCAACTTGAAGTTAGGAAAACTCAGTGCGGATCTTGCCGAGAGTGAGCGTTATAGCGCTGCTCCAACCAGATCCGCAGAGCCTCTTCAGAACGGTTTTTGAGTCGCTGCTGAGTAACCGGATCGTAGGCATCAAACCAGATTTCACCCTTGCGAGCTCGAACCGTGTGAACTTTGGGCGTATTGTCTGGAGCAAAGAACCGTAGCAGTCGACCCATCACCGTTTTCAGTCCTTGAGCGACTTTAGACGGCGGGTGAGTTGAGAAGCTACCGACGGGCAATAACTCTAGTTGTTCATAAGTGC
This portion of the Halomicronema hongdechloris C2206 genome encodes:
- a CDS encoding GNAT family N-acetyltransferase; translation: MTPSAYRIRKANRVDVADLPAIERRAAQQFLDQLEATGLTVDSLNHVNSVADLALACQAGRLWVAETAIGEPVGFALVLDFDEYAHLDELSVVPEHGQRGVGSALLRQVCEWATAAGYRAVTLRTFRDVPWNAPFYQRRGFCIIIDSAKLTPRHVELEQAEQQRGLRPDRRVAMIYPTSTAQSND